From one Triticum urartu cultivar G1812 chromosome 3, Tu2.1, whole genome shotgun sequence genomic stretch:
- the LOC125546829 gene encoding uncharacterized protein LOC125546829 — translation MFCRCLAVAIGCCTDGDPCWTSLSAVVLFYVRRSRSALHSKLKQCAGTLHRFQAGGRTAMTTRRWWKRRDGSDDADDLVPMDTQEQEELVRSLEQKQVHQSRRWRHVFAGFLLSYTVFLVYSSFHHAWSPWELRYHAYFMEDLPSPMVIVADWIAALACLFAVKGLLQASNSSKKWMWYSFYVGMAVAIFWTYYLLKLPRIRWDVVWLPLGPLIASALSLYVDHMLMKSMQDISTLRGYMYNFKSL, via the exons ATGTTCTGCCGGTGTTTAGCCGTTGCCATTGGATGCTGCACGGACGGTGATCCGTGTTGGACGTCCCTCTCTGCAGTAGTTTTGTTCTACGTCAGAAGATCTCGTTCTGCTTTGCATTCCAAACTGAAACAGTGCGCCGGAACTCTGCATAGATTTCAGGCCGGAGGACGGACGGCGATGACTACGAGGAGATGGTGGAAGCGGCGCGACGGCAGCGACGACGCCGACGATCTCGTCCCCATGGACACCCAAG AGCAGGAGGAGCTGGTCCGTTCCCTGGAGCAGAAGCAGGTGCACCAAAGCCGCCGTTGGAGG CACGTCTTTGCGGGATTCCTCCTGAGCTACACGGTCTTCCTCGTCTACTCCAGCTTCCACCATGCCTGGTCTCCCTGGGAGCTG CGATACCATGCTTACTTTATGGAAGATTTGCCTTCGCCGATGGTCATTGTTGCAG ATTGGATAGCTGCCCTTGCATGCTTATTCGCAGTTAAGGGGCTACTACAAGCATCCAACTCCTCAAAGAAGTGGATGTGGTATTCATTCTATGTTGGCATGGCGGTTGCCATCTTCTGGACATACTACCTCTTGAA GTTACCAAGGATCCGATGGGATGTAGTGTGGCTCCCGCTTGGCCCTTTGAT TGCTTCTGCATTGAGCCTCTATGTGGACCATATGCTAATGAAGTCGATGCAAGATATCAGCACCTTGAGGGGCTACATGTACAACTTCAAGTCCCTGTGA